The following are encoded in a window of Centroberyx gerrardi isolate f3 chromosome 1, fCenGer3.hap1.cur.20231027, whole genome shotgun sequence genomic DNA:
- the neto2a gene encoding neuropilin and tolloid-like protein 2, translating to MSNVSVAAWILFFLIEEGFALAQRTKDSPSDHGGQSPNQNDCGTWVRNINGGVFTSPNYPNTYPPNKECVYILEALPRQRIQLAFDKNYYIEPSFECRFDHIEIRDGPFGFSPLIDRFCGGKNPGLVTSTGRFMWIKFTSDEELERLGFRIKYTFIADPDFHLHVGGLLNPIPDCQFVIGGWDGIIRSSQVEEEEKVKPGDALDCIWTIKAPPQSKIYLRFLEYQMEHSNECKKNFVAVYDGSSAIENLKAKFCSTVANDVMLDNGVGVVRMWADEKSRLSRFRMLFTSFVDPPCSANTFFCHSNMCINNSLVCNGVQNCVYPWDENHCKEKRSKGLFHQITKTHGTVIGVSSGVVLVLLIISILVQMKQPRKKVVARRPGVFNKAGFQEVFDPPHYELFSLRDKEISSDLADLSEELDSFHKLRRSSTMSRCVHEHHCGSQASVATGGGSMKHSRTTLSSMELSYHNDFSKPPPMKTFNSTASYKKSCYGYKQHSQTHDCDQQVIEDRVMEEIPCEIYVRGGGGGGGGAAGAAAMGGGGGGIAGGGIGGGVGMAGGVGMGGGVGMAGGVGMGGASGIAGGIGGGMVGGCGTLSVRGNSARNNTTIVDPQQRSMSMDF from the exons ATGAGTAATGTCTCTGTTGCAGCCTGGATACTCTTCTTTCTGATAGAAGAGGGTTTCGCTCTGGCACAGAGAACGAAAG ATTCCCCGAGTGATCATGGCGGCCAGAGCCCCAACCAGAACGACTGCGGCACGTGGGTCCGCAACATCAACGGCGGCGTGTTCACGTCGCCGAACTACCCCAACACCTACCCGCCCAACAAGGAGTGCGTTTACATCCTGGAAG CTCTCCCCAGACAGAGGATCCAGCTGGCGTTCGACAAGAACTACTACATCGAGCCGTCCTTCGAGTGCCGCTTCGATCACATCGAGATCCGCGACGGCCCGTTCGGGTTCTCGCCGCTCATCGATCGCTTCTGCGGGGGCAAGAACCCGGGTCTGGTCACGTCGACGGGACGCTTCATGTGGATCAAGTTCACCAGCGACGAGGAGTTAGAACGCCTGGGCTTCCGTATCAAGTACACTTTCATTGCAG ACCCAGATTTCCATCTGCACGTGGGCGGACTGCTAAACCCCATCCCAG ACTGTCAGTTTGTGATCGGTGGATGGGATGGGATTATTCGCTCCAgccaggtggaggaggaagagaaggtgaAGCCTGGCGATGCTCTAGACTGTATCTGGACTATCAAGGCTCCTCCACAGTCCAAG ATCTATCTGCGCTTCCTGGAGTACCAGATGGAGCACTCCAACGAGTGCAAGAAGAACTTTGTGGCGGTGTACGACGGCAGCAGCGCCATCGAGAACCTCAAGGCCAAGTTCTGCAGCACCGTGGCCAATGACGTGATGCTGGATAACGGGGTGGGCGTGGTGCGAATGTGGGCCGACGAGAAGAGCCGACTCAGCCGCTTCCGCATGCTCTTCACCTCATTCGTCGACC CCCCCTGTTCAGCCAACACGTTTTTCTGCCACAGTAACATGTGCATTAACAATTCCCTGGTGTGCAACGGGGTTCAGAACTGCGTCTACCCCTGGGATGAGAACCACTGTAAAG agAAGCGATCCAAGGGGCTCTTCCATCAGATCACTAAGACCCATGGCACCGTCATTGGTGTCTCCTCGGGCGTAGTCCTGGTTCTCCTCATCATTTCCATTCTGGTCCAGATGAAGCAACCAAGGAAGAAG GTGGTGGCGCGTCGGCCCGGTGTCTTCAACAAGGCGGGCTTCCAGGAGGTGTTTGACCCGCCCCACTACGAGCTCTTCTCCCTGCGCGACAAGGAGATCTCCTCGGACCTCGCCGACCTGTCCGAGGAGCTGGACAGCTTCCACAAGCTGCGGCGCTCCTCCACCATGTCCCGTTGCGTCCACGAGCACCACTGTGGCTCGCAAGCTTCGGTGGCTACCGGCGGCGGCAGCATGAAGCACAGCCGCACCACGCTGAGCTCCATGGAGCTGTCCTACCACAACGACTTCTCCAAGCCGCCGCCCATGAAGACTTTCAACTCGACGGCCAGCTACAAGAAGAGCTGCTACGGCTACAAGCAGCACTCGCAGACTCACGATTGCGACCAGCAGGTCATCGAGGACCGCGTCATGGAGGAGATCCCTTGCGAGATCTACGTGCGtggcggagggggagggggaggaggagccgCAGGGGCAGCAgcaatgggaggaggaggaggagggatagcaggaggagggatcggaggaggagtggggatgGCAGGAGGAgtggggatgggaggaggagtggggatgGCAGGAGGAGTGGGGATGGGAGGAGCAAGTGGCATTGCTGGAGGCATCGGAGGTGGGATGGTGGGAGGCTGCGGGACCCTCAGTGTCCGTGGCAACAGCGCTCGTAACAACACCACCATAGTTGATCCACAACAGCGGTCCATGTCCATGGACTTTTAG